From Longimicrobiaceae bacterium, one genomic window encodes:
- the rpmB gene encoding 50S ribosomal protein L28, whose protein sequence is MAFCAVCGKGPRSGNNVSHANNKTKRRWLPNLQPARIVTDNGTRKRVRVCTSCLSAGKVRKAG, encoded by the coding sequence ATGGCCTTCTGCGCCGTTTGCGGCAAGGGCCCGCGTAGCGGGAACAACGTCAGCCACGCCAACAACAAGACCAAGCGTCGCTGGCTCCCGAACCTTCAGCCCGCCCGTATCGTGACGGACAACGGCACGCGCAAGCGCGTCCGCGTCTGCACGAGCTGCCTCTCGGCGGGGAAGGTCCGCAAGGCCGGGTGA